The genomic region CCGCGCGTCCGCGCCCTCTTCACCCTCCAGTGGCTCGCCGAGCACGAGAACGTGATCTTCTGCGGGCCAGTCGGGGTCGGGAAGAGCTTTCTCGCCCAAGCGCTCGGACACAGCGCCTGTCGCGCCGGCCACCGGGTGCGCTACGTCAAGGTCGCCAAGCTCCTGCAGGCCCTGCTCCAGTCCCGCGCCGACAACTCCTTCGAGCGTGAGCTGCGCAGCTGGCTGGCGCCCGACGTCCTCATCGTCGATGACTTCGGCCTTCGGAAGCTCACCGCCCAGCAGTCGAGCGACTTCTATGACGTCCTGGTCGAGCGGGATAAGCGCAGCGCGACCGTGATTACGAGCAACCGGGCGGTGGACGAGTGGGTGGCCCTCTTCGATGACCCCATCTTGGCCAACAGCGCGCTCGATCGCTTCGCCCACCAGGCCCATCAAATCGTCATGGACGGGCCGAGCCTCCGCGCCGCGC from Candidatus Rokuibacteriota bacterium harbors:
- a CDS encoding ATP-binding protein — protein: PRVRALFTLQWLAEHENVIFCGPVGVGKSFLAQALGHSACRAGHRVRYVKVAKLLQALLQSRADNSFERELRSWLAPDVLIVDDFGLRKLTAQQSSDFYDVLVERDKRSATVITSNRAVDEWVALFDDPILANSALDRFAHQAHQIVMDGPSLRAAHAPSASRRRGPTAH